The Thermomonospora curvata DSM 43183 DNA segment CGAGCAGGGCGCGCACCTCGGCGGGATCTGCGAAGCGGAAACCGAAGTGCAAAAAAGGCGGCGGCGGCCCGACGCGCTGCCCGCCGTGCAGGGCCAGATCGAACCCGTCGCCGTTGCGGACGATGATCGTGCCGTCCTCATACCGCTGCGCGGTGGCCGGGTCGAAGCCGAAATAGGTCTCATAGAAGCGCAGGCTGCGTGACGCGTCGTGAACGGGCAGCCCCAGGTGCACCAGATGCATGCCCTCAAGGGTGGGGAGCAGTGGGCGGCGGAGGCAAGGCGATAAATCGCGGCCTGCCGCCGGGCCTCATCAGGTGTGGTCGGGCAGGCCCCCGAGCCGGTGGTCGGCGGCGTTCAGCGCCTCGTCGATCAGGCGGCGCAGGTGCCCGTGCCGCAGGGCGTAGACGACGCGGCGGCCTTCTTTGCGGGTGGTGACCAGCCCGGCCAGGCGCAACCGGGCCAGGTGCTGGCTGACCGCCGGGCGGGCGACGCCGCATGCCCGGGTGAGGGTCGTCACGTCGGCCTCCCCGAGGGAGAGCCGCCGCAGCAGCGCCAGGCGGGTCCGGTCGGCCAGCAGGCTCAAGATCTCGGCCGCCGCCGCCAGGCGTTCGCCATCGTCGTGCACCTGCGAGTCATGCGCACCTGATAGATGCATGCGTGCGTTCATACGCACATAATGGGGGTCGTCCGCCGGGCAGATCCAGCCGGGCCGATCCGCCCCGGCAGGTCTTGGCCACCCCCACACGAAGGGAGCGGCTCGCCATGAGCGACGAACCCGAACCGCACCGGGCGGACGCACACGACCACACCCACGCCGCAGCCGGCCCCACCGGCCGGTGGGGCCGGCTGCGGCACCGCGCGGCGCACCTGCTCAAGCCCCACTCCCACGAGACGGCCGAGCGGGTCGATGCGGCGCTGGAGTCTTCCGCCGAAGGCCTGCGCGCCCTGTGGATCTCACTGGCCGTGCTGGGCGTCACGGCGGCCGCGCAGGCGGCCGTCGTCGCCGTCACCGGGTCGGTGGCGCTGCTGGGGGACACCGTGCACAACGCCGCCGACGCGCTGACCGCGCTGCCGCTGGCGGTGGCGTTCCTGCTGGGCCGGCGGGCGGCCAGCCGCCGCTTCACCTACGGTTTCGGCCGCGCCGAGGACGTGGCCGGCGTCCTGATCGTCTGCACCATCGCCGCCTCCGCCGCGGCCACCGCCTATGCCGCGGCGCACCGGCTGGTGGACCCCCGCGACCTGGAGCACCTGCCGGCGGTGGCGGCCGCGGCCGTCATCGGTTTCGCCGGCAACGAGTGGGTCGCCCGCTACCGCATCCGCACCGGCCGCAGGATCGGTTCGGCCGCGCTGGTGGCCGACGGCCTGCACGCCCGCACCGACGGCCTGACCTCGCTGGCCGTTCTGCTGGGCGCCGGCGGCGCCGCCCTGGGGTGGCCGCCGGCCGACCCGCTGGTCGGGTTGCTGATCACCGGGGCGATCGCGCTGGTGCTCAAGGACGCCGCCCGGCAGGTCCTGGAGCGTTTGATGGACGCGGTGGACCCCGCCCTGGTGGACCGGGCCGAAGAGGCCCTGCGGGCGGTGGAGGGCGTGCTGGATGTGGGGGAGCTGCGGATGCGCTGGATCGGCCACCGGCTGCGCGCCGAGGTCGCCATCGTCGTCGACGCCGCCTGGCCGGTGCACAAGGCCCATCGGGTCGCCGTCGCGGCCGAGCACGCCCTGCTGCACGCCGTCCCCCGCCTGACGGCCGTCACCGTCCACACCGACCCGCACTGGGAGCACCCGGCGGCCGACCCCCACCGGGCGCTGGCCCACCATCGCGCCTTCGCCTGACCCGCCACCGGGGAGCGCCCCCCCGGCCTTCGGTGTGTCCATGGGCGCTCCCCGGTGGCGCCGCCTCACCTGCCCTGGCAGCCTCTCTCCGACGGCGCCGAGGAGAGCGCACAAGGAGAGCAAAAAGGCACGGCGGGGCCAGTGCACGGCCGGCTGCCGGGCGCGGACAATCGGATCCGACAGCCAGTGACGTGCAGCCGGGCCATCGCGCTAGGTGAGGAGACGGCGATGCTGTTCGGCGTGGACGTGGCCAGCTACCAGGGCACCCCGGACTGGAAGAAGGTGCGCGGCGCGGGCATCCGCTTCGCGTTCAGCAAGGTCACCGAGGGCACCGGCTACACCAACCCCACCTGGGCGCACAACCGCGCCGGGATGCTCGCCCTGGAGGGCTTCGTGCCGGGCGCCTACCACTTCCTGCGCGCCGACTCCGATGCGGCCGCCCAGGCCCGGCACTTTCACCGCCAGGCCGGGGATCTGAGCGCTTTCGCGGTCGCGCTCGATGTCGAGCCGTCCGGCTCATCCCGCCCGACCGTCGCGCAGGCGCGCGCGTGGGTGGAGGAGTACCGGCGGCTGTCGGGCGGCCACCGCGTGATCGGCTACTTCCCCCGCTGGTACTGGGACCAGATCGGCCGGCCGGACCTGTCGTTCTTCGACACCATCTGGCAGTCCCGCTACGTCAACGGCACCGGCGGCCCCGAGGAGCTGTATGCCAAGGTCCCGCAGTCGTGGTGGGAGCCGCACGGCGGGGAGCCGATCAGCATCCTGCAGTTTTCCAGCTCGGCGACCGTGCCGGGCATCGCGGGCCGCTGTGACGCCGACGCCTTCCGCGGCTCGCTGGCCGAATTGCGCGCCCTCGCCCTGGGCGCCGCGGCACCGCCCGCCTCCGGGGCGCCCGCCTGGCCGGGCCGCTATCTGCGGCAGCCGCCGATGATGCACGGGCAGGATGTGCGCCGCTGGCAGGCCCGCATGAGGGAACGGGGCTGGCGCATCGCCGCAGACGGCTGGTACGGCCCGGCCTCCGAGCGCGTCTGCCGGGCCTTCCAGGCGGAAAAGGGCCTGGCCGTCGACGGGGTGGTGGGGCCGGTCACCTGGCGGGCCGCCTGGGAGGCGCCCATCACCTGAGTGCGGCGGCCGGGCCGGCCGCAAGCTCTTGAGGTGTTACCGGATCGAAGTCATTCTCAACTTGAGAATGACTTGGCTTCTCCCTTATCGTCGTCCTGACGACAACAAGGGAGGCGGTCATGGCGGACATCCAGCGGCGGCCACTGCTGCGGCACCTGCGCGGCACCCCCACCACCTACGTGCGGCACCTGCGGCGCGGCGAACCGGTCCACGAAGGCGTGGGAATCTCCTTTTGGTTCCACCCCCTGTCGGCGGTCATCAGCGAAGTCCCCGTGGACGACCGGGAGCTGCCGATGCTCTTCCACGCCCGCACCCGCGACTACCAGGACATCAGCGTCCAGGCCACGGTGACCTACCGGATCGCGGAACCGGCGCTGGCCGCCCGGCGGCTGGACTTCGCCATCAACCCCGACACCGGCGCCTGGCGGTCGGCCCCGCTGGACCAGCTGGCGACCACCCTCACCGAAACCGCCCAGCAGCACGCGCTCACCCTGGCCGCCCAGATGACGCTGCGGGAGGCCGTCACCTCCGGCCCGGCGGCCTTCCGCGAGACCATCGGCACGGGACTGGTCGGCGACTCCCGCCTGTCCGACATCGGCGTGACGATCGTCGGCGTGCGCGTGGTGGCCGTGCGCCCCGAGGCCGAGGTGGAACGGGCCCTGCAGACCCCCGCCCGCGAACAGGTCCAGCAAGAGGCCGACCGCGCCACCTATGAGCGGCGCGCCGCCGCGGTGGAACGCGAACGCGCCATCGCCGAAAACGAGATGCAAAACCAGATCGAGCTGGCGCTGCGCGAAGAGCAACTGGTGGCCCGGCGCGGGCAGAACGAACGCCGCCGCGCCGAGGAGGCCGCCGCCGCGGCCTGGATCGAGGCGCAGGCACAAGCCGAGCGGGACCGGCTGCGGGCCGCCACCCAGGCCGAGAACCGGCAGGTGATGGGCGCCGCCGAAGCCGAGGCCGAGGCCGCCCGCCTGGCCGTCTACCGGGACGCGGACCCGGCGGTGCTGCTGGCGCTGGCCGCCCAGGCCCTGGCCGCGCGCCTGCCGCAGATCGGCCAGCTCAACCTCACCCCCGACATGGTGACCGGGGCGCTGGCCCGCCTGAGCGCCCCCCGGGAGGAGAGGTGACGCTCGCGCCGCGCGCGGTGGTGGTGCACCGCCGCACCGAGTACGAGGAACTGCTGGCCAGGCACGGCAGCCGCGGCCAGGCGGAGTTCTTCCTGCGCTGCCGTGGCCGCGACATCGCCCCCATCGCCGCCGCGCACGCCGCCATCGGTGCGGCGCTGGCCCAGGTGACGGCGGCGATCCCGCTGTCGTGGCGGCGCGGCCTGGTGGAACGGGCCGATCTGGACCGCTTCCTGTTCGCCCCCGACGACATCGTGGTGGTCGTCGGCCAAGACGGCCTGGTCGCCAACGTCGCCAAATACCTCAGCGGCCAGCCGGTCATCGGGCTGAACCCCGACCCGGAACGCAACGTGGGCGCGCTGGTGCCCCACCCGGTCGAGGCGTGCGCCGACCTTTTGCACGCGGTGGCGGCCGGCACCGCCGCCACCGAAGAACGCACGATGGTGCGGGCGGTCACCGACGACGGCGAGGAGCTGACCGCGCTCAATGAGGTGTTCGTCGGCCATCCCAGCCACCAGTCGGCGCGCTACCGGCTCACCTGCCACGACGGCAGAACCGAGCGGCAGTCCTCCTCAGGCGTGCTGGTGGCCACCGGCACCGGCGCCGGCGGCTGGTGCCGGTCGATCTGGCTGGAACGCCACAGCCCGCTGCCCCTGCCCGGCCCCGCCGAGCCGTCGCTGGCCTGGTTCGTGCGCGAGGCGTGGCCGTCCCCGGCCACCGGCGCCTCCTGCACGCAAGGGCTGCTGGAAGACGGCCAGACCCTGACCGTGGTCTGCGAAAGCGACGGCCTGGTCGCCTTCGGCGACGGCATCGAATCCGACCGGCTGGTGCTGTCGTGGGGCCGGCGGATCGAACTCGGCCTGGCCCCCACCCGGCTGTCCCTGGTCCGCTGACGACGGCCGAAACCACCCGGCCCCCGGCGGGAGGGGAACCGGTGCTCACCGGGCGGGGCGCTGGGCGAGGCGGGGCAGGCGGGGCCGCGGCAGCAAAGGCTCCCAGGAACGGTGCCGGAGGGCGGATGCGGTGACGCCGGAGCCGTAGGCGACGTCCTCGGCGAGCCGAAGAACGGCATAGCGGAGCGGATCGACGGCGGGACGGCCGGTGACCCATTCCAGCGCGATGGGGGCCAGCATGGCCGCCGCCGCGGCGCGGGCGGTGCGGCGGCGCCCGCCGGCGGCCAGGCACGCCAGCCCCAGCGGCCACCATTCGCGGCGCAGCGCATGCCCGAGGGCGGCGGCATCGGCCAGCACCCCCTTGCCGACGATCGCCGCGCTCAGCCCCCACCGGCCGGGCAGGCCGCCCAGGCGGCGGGCCAGCAGCGCCGTGGTGGCGGCGGCGCAGGCGGCGGCGGGCACCGGGTGCCCTGCGGCCAGGCAGGCCAAGACGGCCAGGTTCCAGGCGGAGGGACGGGCGGGCACCAGCCGCCCGGGATGACGCTGGGCCAGCGCCGCCGCGGACGTGCCGTACTCATGGCGGCGGCGGGCCCACGCCGACGGGCGCAGCCGGGGGGTGTGCGCCACGCGGACCTGCGGCTGGTAACGCACATGCCAGCCCAGGTCGGCCAGCCGCCAGACGAAGTCGACATCCTCCCCCAGCCGCAGCCGCTCATCGAAGCCCACATGGCGCAGCACCCGGGTGCGCACCAGCAAGGTGGCGGTGGGCACGAAACCGAGCCTGGCGCCGGGCCGCACCAAAGCCTGGCGTGCGCCCATGTCGAGGGCGGAGCGGACGGCCTCATAGCGGGCCAGCACGCCGGGCCCGCCGCCGTCGGCCACCACGCGCGGCGCCACGGCCGCGACCTTCGGGTCGTCGAAGTACGGCATGAGGACGTCCAGCCAGCCGCGTTCCGGCCGGCAGTCGGAGTCCACGAAGGCGACGAAGGGGGTGCCGGCCAGGCGGGCGCCGGTGTTGCGGGCGGCGGCCGGGCCGCGGTTGGCCGAATGCCGCACCAGGCGGGCGCCGTGGGCGGCGGCGGCGCGGCGCAGCGGCTCCGGGTCGGGGGAGCAGTCGTCCACGACGATCACCGGCAGGCCCTCGACCGCCGCCAGGGTGCGTTCCAGGTCGGCGGCCCGCCCGTAGGCCGGGATCACCACCGTCACCGGGTGCGGGCCGGGCCGCGGCGGCGGCACCGGATGGGCCATGCCGTGGTCCACCAGCTGCCGGGCCAGCGCCCGCCCGATGGCCGAGGAGTCGGCCAGGCCGCGCGGCCCGGCCCGGCGCAGCGCCGCCAGGTGCGGCCCGGCGGCCTCGCCGAGCCGCACGACCTTCCAGGGGGCGCCGCCGGTGGCCACCCGTCCCCCCGACCACAGGGACGTGCCCTCGTCCAAGGCGACGGGCAGGTCCGCCGGCAGCGCGGCCCGGCGCCCGCTCGGTGCGGTGCCGGGACGGTGCGGTGTAGACAATGGGGCCACCTCGCTGTCGCGGTTCCCGGTCAGGACCGGCCGGGGTCGGCGAGCCGTCCCCGCTCATCGACCCGCCAGCCTTCGATGCGGCGGATGAGGGAGGCGACCATGGCGGCCACCAGGGCGCGGCCGTGCTCGGCCGAGGCACCGGCCGGGTCCCCCAGCACCCCGGAGGGGGACAGTGCGCGCACGCCGCGCGCCACCAGCTCGGGCATGATCTCCGCCAGCGGGCGGGCGTCGCCGCTGACGTGGCCGAACGGGCGGACCAGGTGCGGGGCCAGGTGCAGCATCACCGAGGTCTCGGTGTGCCCGGCGTGCGCATCCCCGCCGGGGACGCCGCAGCCGGCCCAGGCCACCTGGTGCCCTTCGGCGCGCATCCGGCCCACGGCGGCGTCCAGGGCGGGGGTGTTGCCGCCGTGGCCGTTGACGAAGACGATCCGGCCGGCCCACAGCGCCAGCGACCGCACGATCTCCACCAGCATCGCCTCCAGCGCCCGGTGCCCGATGGAGACGGTGCCGGGGAAACCGGCGTGCTCGCCGCTGGCCCCATAGGCGATCACCGGCGCCACCAGCGGCGGGCCGTCCAGCGCGGCGGCGGCGCGTTCGGCGACGGCCCGGGCGATGAGGCCGTCGGTGCCCAGCGGCAGGTGCGGCCCGTGCTGCTCGGTGGAGCCGACGGGCACCAGCACCGGGGCGCCGGCCGGCACGGCCGGCCAGACGGCCGAGTCCAGGCCGCCGGGCATGTCAGGAGGCGCCCGGGGCCAGCCGGAAGCCGGGCGGGATGACCAGGTCGTCGGGGGCCAGCTCGTGCACCGAGGAGCGGCCCAGCCCGAGCACGGCCGAGTCCAGGCCGCTGCGCAGGATGTCCAGCACGTTCTCCACCCCGGCCTGCCCGTTGGCGGCCAGCCCCCACAGGTAGGCGCGGCCGATCAGCACCGCGCGGGCGCCCAGGGCCAGCGCCTTGGCCACATCCCCGCCGCGGCGCACCCCGCCGTCCAGCAGCACCTCCACCTGGTCGCCGACCGCCTCGGCGATGGCCGGCAGCAGCCGGATGGTGGCGGGGGTGGTGTCGAGGTTGTTGCCGCCGTGGTTGGACACCGACAGGGCGGTGACGCCGATGTCGACGGCCCGTTTGGCGTCGTCGACGCGGGTGACGCCCTTGAGCATGAACGGCCCGCCCCACTCCTCGCGCAGCCACTTGACGTCGTCCCAGGTGGGCGGAGGGGTCTGCATCCACTCCCCGTAGGCGCCGAAGAAGGTGGGGGCCTGCCCGCCGGGGGGCTGCAGGTTGGGGACGGTCAGGTCCGGCAGGGTGCGGGCCTTGAGGAACCGCCACAGCCAGCCGGGGCGGCTGAGCGCCACCGGCGCCAGCTTCACCATGGTCTTGACGTCGAGTTTTTCGGGGATGGTGGGGCTGCCCCAGTCCCGCCCCATGGAAAAGGACCAGTCGAGGGTGACGATCAGCCCTTTGGCGCCGGCGTTGCGGGCGCGTTCCATGCGCTGCAGGATCGCGTCGCGGTCGCCGCTCCAGTACATCTGGAAGAAGACGTTGGGGTTGGCCTCGACGACCTGCTCGATGGGTTTGCTGGCGAACGAGCTGAGCCCCATGATGACGCCCCGGTTGGCCGCCGCCCGCGCCACGGCCACCTCCCCGTCGGGGTGGACGGCCTGCACGCCGGTGGGGGAGATCACCACGGGCATGGAGGTCGGCACGCCCATCACCGTGGTCGACAGGTCCCGCTGGGCGTGGTGGCCGACGACGCGGGGGGCGAACCCCAGCTCCCCGAAGGCGTCGGTGTTGTCCTGGACGGTCCGGCCGCGTTCAGAGCCGGCCAGCAAAGCGCCATAGACCATGTACGGCAGGCGTTTTTTGGCTCTGCGCTGGGCTTCGGCGACGGTCTCGAACCAGGGGTTTTTCAAGGGCATGGGGTGTCTCCTCGCCGAGGGCGGCGGGCGGCCGCACGCGGGCCGCCCGCCGCCCGGGGTGGATGGTGGGGTCAGGGAAGCCGCAGCCCTGCCAGCGGGTTCTCATCGCACGCGCTGACCGGCGGCCGGTCGGGGCGGCGGCGGGTGAGCTTGACCGGGACCGGCCCGCGGCGGGAGTGGTCCACCGAGGGCCGGGGGATGCCGGAGCGGTCCCCGGGACGCCGGGCGAGCAGTTTCTCCCCGTGTCCGTGGACGCATTCGGGGTCGGGGCCGTCCAGCGGCAGCCCGGTGAAGAACTTGGCGGCCATGCAGCCGCCCTTGCAGGCGTCGTAGCAGGAGCAGGAGGCGCAGGCCCCGCCGTGCTGCGGCTTGCGCAGCCGGGCGAACAGCGGCGATTCCCGCCACACCTTGGCAAAGCCCCCCGGCTGGCGCACGTTGCCGGCCAGGAACTCCTCGTGGATGGCGAACGGGCAGGCGTAGACGTCGCCGACCGGGTCGATCAGGCACACCACCCGCCCGGCGCCGCACAGGTTGAGCCCGGGAAGGGCCTGCCCGTAGGCCGACAGGTGGAAGAAGGAGTCCCCGGTCAGCACCTCCTCGCCGTGGGCGAGTAGCCATTCGTACAGCTGCCGCTGCTGGTCGGGGGTGGGGTGCAGTTCGTCCCACACGTCGGCGCCGCGGCCGGAGGGGCGCAGCCGGGTCAGCCGCAGCTGGGCGCCGTAGGTGTCGGCGATCTGCTTGAAGGCGTCGATCTGCGGGATGTTGTGCCGGGTGCACACCACCGACAGTTTGAAGTTGCGCATCCCGGCGTCGGCGAGGTTGCGCATGGCACGCATGGCCATCTCATACGAGCCGGGTCCGCGCAGCGCGTCGTTGACCTCGGCGGTGGCGCCGTCCAGGGAGATCTGCACATCGACGTAGTCGTTGGCGGCCAGGCGCCGGGCCACCTGGGGGGTGATGCGCACTCCGTTGGTGGAGAACTTCACGCCCACGTGGTGGGCGGTGGCGTAGTCCACCAGTTCCCAAAAGTCGGAGCGGACGGTGGGTTCCCCGCCGCCGATGTTGACGTAGAAGACCTGCAGGGCCTCCAGCTCGTCGATGACGGCCTTGCATTCTGCGGTGCTCAGCTCGCGCGGGTCGCGCCGGCCGGAGCTGGACAGGCAGTGCGCGCAGGCCAGGTTGCAGGCGTAGGTCAGCTCCCAGGTCAGGCAGATCGGCGCGTCGAGGCCGTATTGGAACAGGTCGACCAGGCGCGTTGCGGTCGCCGGCGCCGCCCGCTGCTGCGGCGGGGTGATGGTCATGGGGTCCTCTCCACGAGCATGGACGAGTCGGCCAGCGCGCCGAGCGCGGCGCGGTAGGCGGGCAGGTCGCCGGCGTCCACCCCGGCCGCCGTGCAGGCGGCCCGGGCGGTGGGCGCCTGTGCCAGGGCCTGCAGGACCGCAAGCAGCCGCCGGTCTTTCAGGAACGACAGTTTGCGGGTCCCGAAGTGGTACAGCAGCGCCCCGAAGGGTTCGGGCCGCACCGAGACCTGCGGGTGCAGGTCCCAGGCGCGGTCCAGGTCGATGGCGGGCATCCGGGTCAGTAGACGCCGCACATGCCGTCGATGGAGACCTCTTCGATCAGCGATTCGACGGCGGCCTCCTCGGTCAGGGCGGTCTGCTCCTCGGCGGCGCCGTCGGTGGTGTGCAGGTTGTCCATGGTCGTCTCCTGGTGACGTCGGGGACCACAGGGAAGCGTGGCCTGGGACACGTCCAGGCCGCAGAGGCGATACTAAAGACATCGAGTGCCAAAAGAAAGATGCATCGAGTGTCAAAAGTGGCTTCCTCCCGTGGCCGCCCGGTGAGCCGCCCCGACGTCCTGGTGGTCGGAGCCGGCGGCAGCGGAGCCGCCCTGGCGGCCCGGCTCAGCGAAGACCCCTCCCGCACGGTGCTGCTGCTGGAGGCCGGACCGGCCCCGCTCACCGGCTTTCCCGACGAACTGCTGGACGCCCGGCGGGTGCCCGGCGCGCAACCGGCGCACCCGGCCGTCCGCCGCTACCCGGCCCGCCTGGCGCCCGGCCTGCCCTATGCCGCCCCCCGCGGCCGCATCCTCGGCGGCTCCACCACCGTCAACGGCGGCTACTTCATCCGGGCCCGGCGCGCCGACTTCACCCGCTGGGCGGCACGGGCCGGCGATGACCGCTGGAGCCATGAGCGGGTGCTGCCGCTGTGGCGCGCCCTGGAAAACGACCTGGACTACGGCGCCACCCCCCTGCACGGCGACCGCGGCCCCATCCCGGTGCACCGCACCCGGCTGGACCACCCGGCCGCCGCCGCGTTCCGGGCCGCCGCCGGTGAACTGGGCCACCCCGAGGAGACGGACAAGAACGCCTGCCTGCCCCCCGGCTTCGGCCCGGTGCCCTGCAACGTCCGCGGCGGACGGCGCATCAACACCGCCCTGGCCTGCCTGCTGGGCGCCCTGCACCGGCCCAACCTCACCGTCCGCGGCGACAGCCCGGTGCACTCGGTGGCCGTCCGCCGCGGCCGCGCCATCGGGGTGATCACCGCAGACGGCCTGATCGAGGCCGGGCAGGTCGTGCTGTGCGCCGGCTCCTTCGGCTCACCCCACCTGCTGCACCTGTCGGGCATCGGACCGGCGGCCGAGCTGGAGCGGGCCGGCATCCCCGTGGTCTGCGACCTGCCGGCCGTCGGCGGCACGCTCAGCGACCACCCCCAGGTGACGGTCCAGTGGCATCCCCGCCGCCACCTGGGCGCCCCCCGCGGCTCGTGGCTCGGCGGCGTCCTGCACCTGCCCTCCGGCGACGCCGGAACCGAAGGCGATGTGGAAATCCTGCAATCCCTGGTCCCGCTCCCCGCCCTGACCAGCGGGAGACCGGCGCCCCCCGATGCGCCCCTGGCCTTTTTGGTCGCGGTCAACACCCCCCGCGCCACCGGACGGCTGCGCACCGTCTCCCCCGACCCCGCCACACCTCCCCGCATCGACTACGGCTACCTGCGCACCGGCGAGGACCGGCGCCGGCTGCGCCAGGCGGTGCGGGCGAGCGCCGCCGTGCTGGCCACCGACGCCTTCGGCCGGGTGTGCGCCGGCCCGGTGGACCTGGATACGGCGACTTTGGCGGACGACCGCCTGCTGGATGCGTGGATCCGCACCCGCCTGGGCACCGCCCAGCACGCCTGCGGCACCGTGCCCATGGGCCCGGCCGGCGACCCGTCCGCCGCCGTCGACTCCTGCGGCCGGGTCATCGGGGTGCACGGGCTGCGCGTCGCCGACACCTCGATCCTGCCGACCGCGCCGCTGCGCGGCCCCGCCGCCACGGCCGTGCTGATCGGTGAGCTCATCGCGGGCGCCATCGACGAGCAGCCCGCCTAGCCGCCGGGGGCCTGCAGCGCCGCCGACAGCCCGGCGCTCACCCGCCGGATCGCCTTGTCCAGCAGCTCGGCCAGCTCGGCGTCCCCGTCCCCCGACAGCCAGTGCTCATAGGCGGCCACCGCGGCCGCCAGCAGCACGTGACCGGCCAGGCGGGGCGTCATCGCCGACGGCGGCAGCCCGGTGCGGGAGGCCACGAACTCGGCGATCACCGCCCGCCAGGAGGCGTACCGCAACGTCGCATCGGCCTGCAGCGTCGGCACCTTCAAGATGAGCTCCATGCGCTGCCGGTGCCAGGGCACATCCCGCGGGTCGAACCGGTTGAACTCCACCACGGCCCGGCGCAGCACCTCCATCGTCGGCAGCGTCGGGTCGGCCTCCTCCAGCAGCCGGCGCAGCTTCAGCAGGTGCCCTTCGAAATCCCCCCACACCAGGTCGTTTTTGGAGGCGCAGTACCGAAAGAACGTCCGCCGCCCGATGCCGGCCGCCGCCGCGATGTCATCGACCGTGGTCTCCTCGAACCCCTTGCGGGCGAACAGCTCAAAGGCCCGTGCCTCCAGCGTGGCCCGCGAGGTCACCCGGGGCCTGCCCATCACCGTCTGGGCGGTCGTTCCGTTGTTGGACGTCACACCCATGAGGCTGCCACGCCGCGGCGGTTGCCTGCGGGCAAACGGCCCAGATCAACTGGCGTGAACCGGGCCTGCTCACCGGGACGGGAGCGCGGACGGTCTTCACGGCCGTGACGCCGCGGGCCGCACGCCGCCCCCGGCGGCGCCGCCTCCCGCATGCGACCTGCGGGAACGGTGCACCGGACGAGTCTCTTGGGCGGCATGCCCGCTCACGGCGCGTTCAGGCC contains these protein-coding regions:
- the mftR gene encoding mycofactocin system transcriptional regulator (MftR, the mycofactocin system transcriptional regulator, is an uncharacterized TetR family DNA-binding transcription factor. Its role is inferred by context. It occurs as part of the biosynthesis locus for mycofactocin, a partially characterized electron carrier derived from the terminal Val-Tyr dipeptide of the precursor peptide MftA, through a radical SAM enzyme-mediated process.), which gives rise to MGVTSNNGTTAQTVMGRPRVTSRATLEARAFELFARKGFEETTVDDIAAAAGIGRRTFFRYCASKNDLVWGDFEGHLLKLRRLLEEADPTLPTMEVLRRAVVEFNRFDPRDVPWHRQRMELILKVPTLQADATLRYASWRAVIAEFVASRTGLPPSAMTPRLAGHVLLAAAVAAYEHWLSGDGDAELAELLDKAIRRVSAGLSAALQAPGG